From Streptomyces griseorubiginosus, one genomic window encodes:
- a CDS encoding DUF899 family protein translates to MTTTPDDQTPTPPPTPALPGRPPVVDLATWQRARDELLVREKAHTREGDAIAAARRRLPMVEFDGTIEVVGPDGPVPFLDLFQGRDELVVYKHMWYDGAPHQGQCEGCTTTAWHLKDAVYLNARGVSFAVLTSGQADEVAAYVAFMGYTQPWYSVRDAAPPVGGDMGHLTAFLRDGDRAFLTYSTTGRGNERVNGSMGLLDMTPYGRGEVWEDKPEDWPEGLAACWSWRSDADGKPTWGPTSRPVPQWTRPDATPVDTLGRRGHHH, encoded by the coding sequence ATGACCACCACCCCGGACGACCAGACCCCGACCCCGCCCCCGACCCCCGCGCTGCCCGGCCGCCCGCCCGTGGTCGACCTGGCCACCTGGCAGCGTGCCCGGGATGAACTGCTGGTCCGCGAGAAGGCCCATACGCGGGAGGGCGACGCCATCGCCGCGGCACGCCGGCGGCTGCCGATGGTGGAGTTCGACGGCACGATCGAGGTCGTGGGACCCGACGGCCCCGTCCCGTTCCTCGACCTGTTCCAGGGGCGCGACGAACTCGTGGTCTACAAGCACATGTGGTACGACGGCGCGCCGCACCAGGGCCAGTGCGAGGGCTGCACCACCACGGCCTGGCACCTCAAGGACGCCGTCTACCTCAACGCCCGAGGCGTCTCCTTCGCCGTCCTGACCTCGGGACAGGCGGACGAGGTGGCTGCCTATGTCGCGTTCATGGGCTACACCCAGCCCTGGTACTCGGTGCGTGACGCGGCCCCGCCGGTCGGCGGCGACATGGGGCACCTCACCGCCTTCCTCCGCGACGGCGACCGCGCGTTCCTCACCTACTCCACGACCGGCCGGGGCAACGAGCGGGTCAACGGGTCCATGGGCCTGCTCGACATGACGCCCTACGGACGCGGCGAGGTGTGGGAGGACAAGCCGGAGGACTGGCCCGAGGGGCTCGCCGCGTGCTGGTCCTGGCGCTCGGACGCGGACGGAAAGCCGACGTGGGGCCCCACCAGCCGCCCCGTACCCCAGTGGACCCGCCCCGACGCCACCCCGGTGGACACCCTCGGCCGCCGGGGCCACCACCACTGA